The proteins below come from a single Streptomyces spongiicola genomic window:
- a CDS encoding RHS repeat domain-containing protein: MAVGIGTTSRTPRSARRGRRQLLIHSLALALIAPLGVAAAAPTVNAAGGLGRPELPEQRVSKVRPVDSLGAKEARERVARDRKANAAQARRALAEQKGTWPRQGKATVKLTRGKAGKAGPGGVPVSVTVAPGKRAGTTAPAPSEARITVLDQKAAQKAGVTGVVLTADADAAGEADLTVDYSGFASKLGGGWAQRLRLVQLPACALTTPQKPACRKQTPLKSQNDVRGQSVSAQVTLPESAGGVSTQLAFAATGAATVLAVTATGSGSGESPSGTGDYSATPLSESSAWQAGGNSGAFTWSYDFTMPPAAAGPVPTLSLSYDSGSIDGRTASTNNQGTSVGEGFSLTESYIERTYGSCDDDGHKDVFDRCWKYDNARLVLNGKSSRLVKDGDGTWRLEGDDASKVVRSTGADNGDDDGEYWTVITGNGTRYVFGRDKLDGATTQRTNSTWTTPVFGDDSGEPGYSKGTSFSGRSLDQAWRWNLDYVEDVHGNASTYWYAKETNYYKKNKSATANASYDRGGYLKEITYGLRKGALFTDDADAKVTFGYAERCTAADCTSLTEKTSDNWPDVPFDAICSNGDDECLGSAPSFFSRKRLTAVNTYSWSAAGSTFEPVDSWALTQKYLDGGDIGDTSDHVLTLQSLKQTGKTAATDIALNPISFTYQMRPNRVDATDDILPLTRPRISTVTSETGAITTVTLSAPECVRGEVTGAAEDTNTRNCYPQYWNINGAENASVDWFHKYRVLAVTVSDPAGQNDTVEHAYEYAGAAWHHSDDPFTPKDERTWSDWRGYRQVTAYSGAKDTTRSKTVSLYLQGMHGDKKKDGTTKSVSLAPLSAPSLGMSTIQDSNQYAGQLREKVTYDGATAISAEAYEPWSKETARQTGVPDAGDHVARFVRTKSTTTYTYLTVPKSWRARTVTTGYDDYGMPSTVEDRGDDAKTGDETCTNTWYARNDTAGLTTLVSRTRVVGKACGVADSGLDLPADSSRRGDVLSDTATAYDGATTWSPTMKPTKGLATWTGRAEAYGATGAVTWQKTGTTAYDVLGRLLSVANADGKATSTAYTPAEAGPLTKTIVTDPKGFRKVNFLDHRRGLPERVYDANLKKTELVHDALGRLTEVWLPNRNKAAGYSANSKFAYHLSNTGQSWVSTSTLKKDGTTYNTSYAIADSLLRPLQTQSPTPQGGRLLTDTRYDSRGLAYETYADIFDTTSTPNGTYTRAEHGEAPTQTGTVFDGVGRATTNTLYVYGVKKWSTPTGYTGDSTATTALQGGSATRTITDARGQTVETREYAGADPADTQYGSGLGASYTSTKFAHTLDGKQTSITGPDGAKWTYGYDLFGRQTSADDPDKGTATTVFNALDQAVKSTDSRGKSVLTDYDELGRPIGTWSGTKTDANKLTAHTYDTLLKGLPVTATRYVGGKTGQAYAKTVTAYDSLSRPVGSTLQLPADDPLVKAGAPATLEYSSYYNIDGTLQNSKEPAMGGLESEIIGYGYDNLGNVTSIGGSTGYLLDVDYSALGQAQQLTLGTASVAGHKKTYVTNTYEEGTGRLTRSHVTDQTHPYMLQDLNYTFDEAGNVTSIADPTTLGGTSSAETQCFTYDGHRRLSEAWTPASHKCSDARNASSLSGPAPYWTSYTYNQAGQRTEETIHKTGGDTKTTYCYQGNQPHTLTGTSTKADCTNPERAYGYDATGNTTKRPGKTGNQDLAWSEEGKLAKLTESGKSTDYLYDADGTLLIRATAGGERILYAGATELHLRANGTTWAQRHYTAGDLTVAVRTNASGTNKLTYLTGDHHGTRNLAISTDSAQTFGKRYSTPFGAERGTPTGTTWPDDKGFLGKTDDKTTGLTHIGARQYDSAIGQFLSADPLLSLGQPGSLNGYSYANQNPKTASDPTGLESCYPVNCSGSNGTYGEYKPPKRPNTAVSGGNPGSPGNSGSYVPYSPGQKKKTLADSSKGRYNVYGHQGRNSYGPNHVYTQAQWDADHGRAQRLQGQADAERRARESAERTQAERGFWGWFGEMAQNTAKSAKKWIKDHETFLLGAAAGVGCAIAVASIAGAGVCAVIAGAVVGAGAWQYKNPGSTDTDQAFSYMGQGAAGAAMGLAQGAPLVATVRGVLVRRAEREAARVAEREAAKREDEFYRYYM; the protein is encoded by the coding sequence ATGGCTGTTGGCATAGGCACTACAAGCAGGACTCCTCGCAGTGCGCGTCGAGGTCGAAGACAGCTGCTGATCCATTCCCTGGCCTTGGCGCTGATCGCCCCTCTGGGCGTGGCGGCGGCCGCGCCGACCGTGAACGCCGCGGGTGGTCTGGGCCGGCCCGAACTCCCCGAACAGCGGGTCAGCAAGGTCAGGCCGGTCGACTCGCTGGGGGCGAAGGAGGCTCGCGAGAGGGTCGCAAGGGACAGGAAGGCCAACGCCGCGCAGGCCCGGCGCGCTCTGGCGGAACAGAAGGGCACTTGGCCCCGGCAGGGCAAGGCGACCGTCAAGCTCACCCGCGGCAAGGCGGGCAAGGCCGGTCCGGGCGGCGTTCCGGTCTCGGTGACGGTGGCGCCCGGCAAGCGGGCCGGGACGACGGCGCCCGCGCCGTCCGAAGCCCGGATCACGGTCCTGGACCAGAAGGCCGCGCAGAAGGCCGGCGTCACGGGTGTCGTGCTGACCGCAGACGCTGATGCCGCGGGTGAGGCCGACCTCACCGTCGACTACTCCGGCTTCGCCTCCAAGCTGGGCGGCGGCTGGGCGCAGCGTCTGCGGTTGGTGCAGCTTCCCGCGTGTGCCCTGACCACGCCGCAGAAGCCCGCCTGCCGCAAGCAGACCCCGCTGAAGTCGCAGAACGACGTCCGTGGACAGTCGGTCTCAGCCCAGGTGACGCTGCCCGAGAGCGCAGGCGGTGTCTCGACGCAGCTCGCCTTCGCGGCCACGGGCGCGGCGACGGTTCTGGCCGTGACGGCGACCGGTTCCGGATCCGGTGAGTCTCCTTCGGGCACGGGCGACTACTCGGCGACGCCGTTGTCGGAGTCCTCCGCCTGGCAGGCCGGCGGCAATTCGGGCGCGTTCACCTGGAGCTACGACTTCACCATGCCGCCCGCGGCCGCCGGCCCTGTGCCGACGCTGTCGCTCTCCTACGACTCGGGCAGCATCGACGGCCGTACCGCGAGCACCAACAACCAGGGAACCTCGGTCGGTGAGGGCTTCTCCCTGACCGAGTCCTACATCGAGCGCACCTACGGCTCCTGTGATGACGACGGCCACAAGGACGTCTTCGATCGCTGCTGGAAGTACGACAACGCCCGGCTGGTCCTCAACGGCAAGTCCTCCCGGCTGGTGAAGGACGGCGACGGCACCTGGCGGCTGGAAGGGGACGACGCCTCCAAGGTGGTCCGCTCCACGGGCGCCGACAACGGTGACGACGACGGCGAGTATTGGACCGTCATCACCGGCAACGGCACCAGGTACGTCTTCGGACGGGACAAGCTCGACGGCGCCACCACTCAGCGCACCAACTCCACTTGGACGACGCCGGTCTTCGGTGACGATTCCGGCGAACCGGGTTACTCGAAGGGCACCAGCTTCTCCGGCCGGTCACTGGACCAGGCATGGCGCTGGAATCTCGACTATGTCGAGGACGTTCACGGCAACGCCTCCACCTACTGGTACGCCAAGGAGACCAATTACTACAAGAAGAACAAGTCCGCCACCGCCAATGCCTCCTACGACCGCGGCGGCTATCTGAAGGAGATCACGTACGGTCTGCGCAAGGGCGCGCTCTTCACCGACGACGCCGACGCGAAGGTCACGTTCGGATACGCCGAGCGGTGCACCGCGGCGGACTGCACCTCGCTGACCGAGAAGACCTCGGACAACTGGCCTGACGTTCCGTTCGACGCGATCTGCTCCAACGGGGACGACGAGTGCCTGGGGTCCGCGCCGTCGTTCTTCTCCCGCAAACGCCTCACCGCAGTGAACACCTACTCCTGGTCCGCTGCCGGCAGCACGTTCGAGCCGGTGGACTCCTGGGCCCTGACCCAGAAGTACCTGGACGGCGGCGACATCGGCGACACCAGCGACCACGTCCTGACCCTCCAGTCCCTCAAGCAGACCGGAAAGACAGCCGCGACGGACATCGCACTGAACCCGATCTCGTTCACCTACCAGATGCGGCCCAACCGGGTCGATGCCACCGACGACATCCTGCCGCTCACCAGGCCCCGCATCTCCACCGTCACCTCGGAGACCGGAGCGATCACCACGGTGACTCTCTCCGCGCCGGAGTGCGTGCGCGGCGAGGTCACCGGCGCGGCCGAGGACACCAACACCCGCAACTGCTACCCGCAGTACTGGAACATCAACGGCGCCGAGAACGCCTCGGTGGACTGGTTCCACAAATACCGGGTCCTCGCCGTCACGGTCTCCGACCCGGCCGGGCAGAACGACACCGTCGAGCACGCATACGAATACGCCGGCGCGGCCTGGCACCACAGCGACGACCCCTTCACACCGAAGGACGAGCGGACCTGGTCCGACTGGCGCGGCTACCGCCAGGTGACGGCGTACTCCGGCGCGAAGGACACCACCCGCTCCAAGACCGTCTCCCTCTACCTGCAGGGCATGCACGGGGACAAGAAGAAGGATGGCACCACCAAGAGCGTCTCCCTGGCACCTCTGTCGGCCCCGAGTCTCGGCATGTCGACCATCCAGGACAGCAACCAGTACGCCGGCCAACTGCGGGAGAAGGTCACCTACGACGGCGCCACCGCCATCAGCGCCGAGGCTTACGAGCCGTGGTCGAAGGAGACCGCACGCCAGACCGGCGTACCCGATGCCGGCGACCACGTCGCCCGGTTCGTCCGCACCAAGTCGACCACCACCTACACCTATCTGACGGTCCCGAAGTCCTGGCGCGCCCGCACGGTCACCACCGGCTACGACGACTACGGCATGCCGTCCACGGTCGAAGACCGCGGCGACGACGCCAAGACCGGCGACGAGACCTGCACGAACACCTGGTACGCCCGCAACGACACCGCAGGGCTGACCACACTCGTTTCCCGCACACGGGTGGTGGGCAAGGCGTGCGGCGTGGCCGACAGCGGGCTGGACCTGCCCGCGGACTCCTCCCGCCGCGGCGACGTACTCTCCGACACGGCCACCGCCTACGACGGCGCCACCACCTGGTCGCCGACGATGAAGCCGACCAAGGGCCTGGCGACGTGGACCGGCCGTGCCGAGGCATACGGTGCCACGGGGGCAGTGACTTGGCAGAAGACCGGCACCACCGCGTACGACGTGCTGGGCCGCCTGCTGTCCGTAGCCAACGCTGACGGGAAGGCGACCAGCACCGCCTACACACCGGCCGAGGCCGGGCCGCTGACCAAGACGATCGTCACCGACCCCAAGGGCTTCAGGAAGGTCAACTTCCTTGACCACCGGCGCGGGTTGCCGGAGCGTGTCTACGACGCGAACCTGAAGAAGACCGAGCTGGTACACGACGCTCTCGGCCGCCTGACCGAGGTGTGGCTGCCCAACCGGAACAAGGCCGCCGGCTACAGCGCCAACAGCAAGTTCGCCTACCACCTCAGCAACACCGGGCAGTCCTGGGTGTCGACCTCCACGCTGAAGAAGGACGGCACCACCTACAACACCAGCTACGCGATCGCCGACTCCCTGCTGCGGCCGCTGCAGACCCAGTCACCGACCCCGCAGGGCGGCCGGCTGCTGACCGACACCCGCTACGACTCCCGCGGCCTGGCGTATGAGACGTACGCCGACATCTTCGACACCACCTCCACCCCGAACGGCACCTACACCCGCGCCGAGCACGGGGAGGCGCCCACCCAGACCGGGACCGTCTTCGACGGAGTGGGACGGGCCACCACGAACACGCTGTACGTGTACGGCGTCAAGAAGTGGTCCACCCCCACCGGCTACACCGGCGACTCCACCGCTACCACCGCGCTCCAGGGCGGCAGCGCCACCCGGACCATCACCGACGCCCGCGGCCAGACCGTCGAGACCCGCGAATACGCGGGCGCCGACCCCGCCGACACCCAGTACGGCTCCGGCCTGGGCGCCTCGTACACGTCCACGAAGTTCGCCCACACGTTGGACGGTAAGCAGACCTCCATCACCGGCCCGGACGGCGCCAAGTGGACTTACGGCTACGACCTGTTCGGCCGCCAGACCAGCGCGGACGACCCGGACAAGGGCACGGCGACCACTGTCTTCAATGCACTTGACCAGGCCGTCAAGTCCACCGACTCGCGCGGCAAATCGGTCCTGACCGACTACGACGAGCTCGGCCGACCGATCGGTACCTGGTCCGGCACGAAGACCGACGCCAACAAGCTCACCGCCCACACCTACGACACCCTGCTCAAGGGCCTCCCCGTCACCGCCACCCGCTACGTCGGCGGCAAGACCGGCCAGGCATACGCCAAGACCGTCACCGCCTACGACAGTCTGTCCCGGCCGGTGGGATCCACGCTCCAGCTCCCGGCCGACGACCCGCTGGTGAAGGCAGGCGCCCCGGCGACGCTGGAGTACTCCAGCTACTACAACATCGACGGCACCCTGCAGAACAGCAAAGAGCCGGCCATGGGCGGCCTGGAATCGGAGATCATCGGATACGGGTACGACAACCTGGGCAACGTCACCTCCATCGGCGGCTCCACCGGATACCTGCTCGACGTGGACTACTCCGCTCTCGGCCAGGCCCAGCAGCTCACCCTCGGCACGGCCAGCGTCGCGGGACACAAGAAGACCTACGTCACCAACACGTACGAGGAGGGAACCGGCCGTCTGACTCGCAGCCATGTCACGGACCAGACCCACCCGTACATGCTGCAGGACCTGAACTACACCTTCGACGAGGCCGGCAACGTCACCTCGATCGCCGACCCGACCACTCTCGGGGGCACGTCTTCGGCCGAGACCCAGTGCTTCACCTACGACGGGCACCGCCGCCTGTCCGAGGCCTGGACCCCCGCCTCACACAAGTGCAGCGACGCCCGCAACGCGTCCAGCCTGTCCGGCCCCGCGCCCTACTGGACCAGCTACACCTACAACCAGGCCGGCCAGCGCACCGAGGAGACGATCCACAAGACCGGCGGTGACACCAAGACCACCTACTGCTACCAGGGCAACCAGCCCCACACCCTCACCGGCACCAGCACCAAGGCCGACTGCACCAACCCCGAGCGGGCCTACGGCTACGACGCCACCGGCAACACCACCAAACGCCCCGGCAAGACCGGGAACCAGGACCTCGCCTGGTCCGAAGAGGGCAAACTCGCCAAGCTCACCGAATCCGGCAAGTCCACCGACTACCTCTACGACGCCGACGGCACCCTGTTGATCCGCGCGACAGCGGGCGGCGAGCGGATCCTGTACGCCGGAGCCACCGAACTCCACCTCCGCGCCAACGGCACCACCTGGGCCCAGCGCCACTACACCGCAGGCGACCTCACCGTCGCCGTCCGAACCAACGCAAGCGGCACCAACAAGCTCACCTACCTCACCGGCGACCACCACGGCACCCGGAACCTGGCCATCTCCACCGACAGCGCCCAGACCTTCGGCAAGCGGTACTCCACCCCCTTCGGCGCAGAACGCGGCACCCCCACCGGCACCACCTGGCCCGACGACAAGGGTTTCCTCGGCAAGACCGACGACAAGACCACCGGGCTCACCCACATCGGCGCCCGTCAATACGACTCCGCCATCGGCCAGTTCCTCAGCGCCGACCCGCTGCTCAGCCTCGGCCAGCCCGGCTCGCTGAACGGCTACAGCTACGCCAACCAAAACCCCAAGACCGCCAGCGACCCGACCGGCCTGGAAAGCTGCTACCCCGTCAACTGCTCTGGCAGCAACGGAACCTATGGCGAATACAAACCACCCAAACGACCCAACACCGCTGTCTCCGGAGGAAATCCAGGAAGCCCCGGAAACTCCGGATCTTACGTACCCTATTCTCCAGGCCAGAAGAAGAAGACCCTTGCCGACTCAAGTAAAGGCCGCTACAACGTCTACGGCCACCAGGGGCGCAATTCCTACGGCCCCAACCACGTCTACACCCAGGCCCAATGGGACGCTGATCATGGCCGTGCCCAGCGCCTCCAAGGTCAGGCTGACGCGGAGCGGCGGGCCCGAGAGAGCGCGGAGCGGACGCAGGCGGAACGAGGCTTCTGGGGTTGGTTCGGAGAAATGGCCCAGAATACTGCGAAGTCAGCGAAGAAATGGATAAAGGATCACGAGACCTTTCTCCTTGGTGCAGCTGCTGGTGTGGGCTGTGCGATCGCCGTTGCAAGTATTGCCGGGGCAGGTGTGTGTGCCGTTATTGCTGGCGCAGTTGTGGGTGCTGGAGCATGGCAGTACAAGAATCCCGGATCCACGGACACGGACCAGGCGTTCTCCTACATGGGGCAGGGGGCTGCTGGAGCCGCGATGGGGCTTGCTCAGGGTGCCCCTCTTGTGGCTACGGTAAGGGGTGTTCTTGTTCGACGTGCAGAGCGGGAAGCGGCGAGGGTGGCGGAGCGGGAAGCGGCGAAACGTGAGGATGAATTCTATCGGTACTACATGTGA
- a CDS encoding transposase domain-containing protein — MSLGVLASELPREAVDEVVAAHSKQPRRRGSKLPAHVMVYFALALGLWSGDDYEQVMAQLTDRLGGLGGWEADWQTPTSGGITKVRRRLEPGVLADLYERLAEPVAEILTPGPGPGDGGLRPWTAPWSTCPTPPPTTRTSAGRATPPRRARSHRPGSWHRPRSEGAVTCTPVNTLLQERRPEHPGRRSCGPTAAAGRRPPRLLAGGTAPPGMLRPGRRCVDRDRWGGGPVAARRPPRQRRTPLRSFSRAPIAPLPRARRS, encoded by the coding sequence ATGTCATTGGGGGTGCTGGCCTCGGAGCTGCCCAGAGAGGCGGTGGACGAGGTCGTCGCCGCGCACAGTAAGCAGCCCAGACGACGGGGTTCCAAACTGCCTGCACACGTGATGGTGTACTTCGCGCTTGCGCTGGGGCTGTGGTCCGGTGACGACTACGAGCAGGTGATGGCTCAGCTCACGGACCGGCTCGGGGGCCTGGGTGGCTGGGAGGCCGACTGGCAGACCCCGACCTCGGGCGGGATCACCAAGGTCCGTCGGCGGCTGGAGCCCGGAGTACTCGCGGATTTGTACGAGCGACTGGCCGAGCCGGTCGCGGAGATCCTCACCCCGGGGCCTGGGCCGGGAGACGGCGGCTTGCGCCCGTGGACGGCACCTTGGTCGACCTGCCCGACACCCCCGCCAACGACGCGTACTTCGGCTGGCCGGGCAACGCCGCCGCGCCGGGCCCGTTCCCACAGGCCAGGATCTTGGCACCGGCCGAGGTCGGAAGGCGCAGTGACCTGCACGCCCGTCAACACCCTGCTCCAGGAGCGCCGCCCCGAACACCCGGGGCGACGCTCGTGCGGGCCCACGGCGGCAGCCGGAAGGAGACCGCCCCGACTCCTGGCGGGCGGGACCGCTCCGCCGGGGATGCTTCGGCCCGGCCGTCGGTGCGTGGATCGCGACCGGTGGGGTGGCGGGCCGGTCGCGGCCCGGCGCCCGCCTCGTCAGCGGCGCACCCCTCTGCGGAGTTTCAGCAGGGCGCCGATCGCGCCGCTGCCGCGGGCCAGGCGGTCGTAG
- a CDS encoding dihydrolipoyl dehydrogenase family protein: MSTYDLVVIGGGSAGLTAARTAGRFGARTLLVERDRLGGDCLWTGCVPSKALLHVAADVQAARRASAYGLPPVPDRADLAAAMGEVKRAIGAIEPHDSPEALARLGVEVAYGAAAFTGPRSLAAGDREVSFRYAVIATGSSPALAPVPGLAEAGPLTSDTVWELSGLPHRLVVLGGGPIGCELGQAFARLGSQVTLVEAMDRLVPREEPRASQVLRERLEAEGVTVLTGYRAERVDAGAVHGPGGAIPYDALLAVTGRRANTRTLALDAAGVELTAAGHVRTDRRLRTGNHRIYAAGDVTGRSAFTHLGGTQGGAAATDALLGVRRPVDYRAVPWVTYTDPEIARVGLTADEAWERYGDTARVHTLGNDRLDRAVADGRTEGFTTLVLGPRGKIVGATVVSPRAGETIAHLAAAVRRGWTPSDYARTVHPYPGYADGPWHTALTDVYDRLARGSGAIGALLKLRRGVRR, translated from the coding sequence ATGAGTACGTACGATCTGGTGGTCATCGGCGGCGGCAGCGCCGGGCTGACCGCGGCCCGCACCGCCGGGCGCTTCGGCGCCCGCACCCTGCTCGTCGAGCGGGACCGGCTGGGCGGCGACTGCCTGTGGACCGGGTGTGTGCCGAGCAAGGCCCTGCTCCATGTGGCCGCCGACGTCCAGGCGGCCCGCCGCGCCTCCGCCTACGGGCTCCCGCCGGTGCCGGACCGGGCCGATCTCGCTGCGGCCATGGGCGAGGTGAAGCGTGCGATCGGCGCGATCGAGCCGCATGACTCGCCCGAGGCGCTCGCCCGGCTCGGCGTCGAGGTGGCGTACGGTGCGGCGGCCTTCACCGGCCCGCGTTCCCTGGCGGCGGGCGACCGGGAGGTCTCCTTCCGGTACGCGGTGATCGCCACGGGCTCCTCGCCTGCCCTGGCGCCGGTTCCGGGTCTGGCGGAGGCCGGGCCGCTGACCAGCGACACCGTGTGGGAGCTGTCCGGGCTCCCGCACCGGCTGGTGGTGCTGGGCGGCGGGCCCATCGGCTGCGAACTCGGCCAGGCGTTCGCCCGCCTCGGCTCACAGGTCACGCTCGTGGAGGCGATGGACCGGCTGGTGCCCCGTGAGGAACCACGCGCCTCCCAGGTGTTGCGGGAGCGCCTGGAGGCCGAGGGCGTGACCGTGCTGACCGGCTACCGGGCGGAGAGGGTCGACGCGGGGGCAGTCCACGGGCCCGGCGGTGCGATCCCGTATGACGCGCTGCTCGCCGTCACGGGCCGGCGCGCCAACACCCGGACGCTCGCCCTGGACGCGGCCGGGGTGGAACTGACCGCGGCGGGCCATGTCCGCACCGACCGCCGGCTGCGCACCGGCAACCATCGGATCTACGCCGCCGGAGACGTCACCGGCCGATCCGCCTTCACCCATCTGGGGGGCACACAGGGCGGTGCGGCCGCCACCGACGCGCTCCTCGGGGTCCGCCGCCCCGTCGACTACCGCGCGGTGCCCTGGGTGACGTACACCGACCCGGAGATCGCCCGCGTCGGCCTGACCGCCGACGAGGCATGGGAGAGGTACGGCGACACGGCACGCGTGCACACCCTGGGCAACGACCGGCTGGACCGGGCGGTCGCCGACGGCCGCACCGAGGGCTTCACCACCCTGGTGCTGGGGCCGCGCGGGAAGATCGTCGGGGCCACGGTGGTGTCGCCGCGCGCCGGGGAGACCATCGCCCATCTGGCGGCCGCGGTGCGCCGGGGCTGGACCCCGTCCGACTACGCCCGCACCGTGCACCCCTACCCCGGCTACGCCGACGGCCCCTGGCACACGGCGCTCACCGACGTCTACGACCGCCTGGCCCGCGGCAGCGGCGCGATCGGCGCCCTGCTGAAACTCCGCAGAGGGGTGCGCCGCTGA
- a CDS encoding class I SAM-dependent methyltransferase, with amino-acid sequence MDEPDWRRFVAAYHHAHPAITERLFALADASPYAWLAEPLRDARGPVLDLACGSAPVRAELPDADWVGIDLSSAELAEAARRGRGPLVRADAGVIPVASGSVRAVCAAMCLPVVTPLPDVLGEIRRVLRPGGTLAALVPSQTGLSPSGTLSWVRVMAALRAVRQPWPNPQARDGLAALLRTSGFRVRSDERRVFRLAVDSADAAQLLADALYLPALTPRRAEAAGRSLARWAVRGRHLELPLRRVVADLPTGRTPQEPT; translated from the coding sequence ATGGACGAACCGGATTGGCGGCGCTTCGTCGCCGCCTACCACCACGCACATCCGGCCATCACCGAGCGCCTCTTCGCCCTCGCCGACGCCTCCCCGTACGCCTGGCTGGCCGAACCCCTGCGGGACGCCCGCGGCCCGGTCCTCGACCTGGCCTGCGGTTCGGCCCCCGTCCGCGCCGAACTCCCGGACGCCGACTGGGTCGGTATCGACCTGTCGTCCGCGGAACTCGCCGAGGCGGCCCGCCGGGGCCGCGGACCGCTGGTCCGGGCCGACGCGGGAGTCATTCCGGTCGCCTCCGGCAGCGTGCGGGCCGTCTGCGCGGCCATGTGCCTGCCGGTCGTCACCCCCCTGCCCGACGTCCTCGGGGAGATCCGGCGCGTGCTGCGTCCCGGAGGGACACTCGCGGCGCTGGTGCCCTCCCAGACCGGGCTGTCCCCCTCCGGGACGCTCTCCTGGGTCCGGGTGATGGCCGCCCTGCGAGCCGTACGCCAGCCGTGGCCCAACCCGCAGGCCCGTGACGGACTCGCCGCCCTGCTGCGCACGTCCGGGTTCCGCGTCCGCTCCGACGAGCGGCGCGTCTTCCGTCTCGCCGTCGACTCGGCCGACGCCGCGCAGCTGCTGGCCGACGCCCTCTACCTGCCCGCACTGACCCCCCGCCGCGCCGAAGCCGCCGGGCGGTCCCTCGCCCGGTGGGCCGTTCGGGGACGACACCTCGAACTGCCGCTGCGCCGCGTGGTGGCCGACCTACCGACCGGACGAACGCCACAGGAGCCGACATGA
- a CDS encoding TVP38/TMEM64 family protein: protein MTGHATPGTTSDAPPAGTGPARTAWTRLAVLVVLLAALASWVALGGADLLRDVRQWVDSLGLWGPVVFAVCYALAVTALLPGSVLTASAGALFGLTVGTSAVLAGATAGAALSFGLARWLGRPAVARYAGSGRLARLDSYLTRRGFAAVLLVRLVPLFPFSVINYGAGVAGVRFSSYLAATALGIIPGTVVYTGLGGSLGDPASPALWIALGGLLVLSAGGWWTARLVRSRSGELT, encoded by the coding sequence GTGACCGGGCACGCGACCCCGGGCACGACCTCGGACGCGCCCCCCGCCGGAACCGGGCCCGCGCGCACGGCGTGGACCAGGCTGGCCGTCCTGGTGGTACTGCTGGCGGCGCTCGCGTCATGGGTGGCGCTGGGCGGCGCCGACCTGCTGCGCGACGTGCGCCAGTGGGTCGACTCGCTCGGTCTGTGGGGGCCGGTGGTCTTCGCGGTCTGCTACGCCCTGGCGGTGACGGCGCTGCTGCCCGGCTCGGTCCTGACCGCGTCCGCGGGAGCGCTGTTCGGGCTGACGGTGGGGACCTCGGCGGTACTCGCGGGAGCGACGGCGGGTGCCGCGCTGTCGTTCGGCCTGGCCCGCTGGCTGGGGCGGCCGGCGGTGGCCCGCTACGCCGGCTCGGGGCGACTGGCCCGGCTCGACTCGTATCTGACGCGACGCGGGTTCGCGGCCGTGCTGCTGGTGCGCCTGGTGCCGCTGTTCCCCTTCTCGGTGATCAACTACGGGGCGGGGGTGGCCGGTGTGCGCTTCTCCTCCTATCTGGCCGCGACGGCCCTCGGGATCATTCCGGGCACAGTCGTCTACACCGGGCTCGGCGGGTCCCTGGGCGACCCCGCCTCGCCTGCGCTGTGGATCGCGCTGGGCGGACTGCTGGTGCTGAGCGCCGGCGGCTGGTGGACCGCCCGGCTGGTCCGCTCCCGCAGCGGGGAACTCACCTGA
- a CDS encoding CDP-alcohol phosphatidyltransferase family protein, which translates to MLDVRARALLGGPLDRAAAILDRPAVTPGRLTALGALTGLASAGCAAAGWWPAAAALWLLSRLADGLDGPLARRRGTADTSGAGGFLDISADFLVYGAFVVGVAVGVGGPALPFLLVLLAYYVNGTVFLAFSSIAERTGRRRDEDRLSRGRSLNFVGGLAEGTETIAVHTVWCLHPGSAHIVAWVWAAVVGATAAHRVVTGYRRLR; encoded by the coding sequence ATGCTGGACGTGCGAGCGCGGGCCCTGCTGGGCGGCCCGCTGGACCGGGCCGCCGCGATACTCGATCGCCCCGCCGTCACACCCGGCCGGCTGACCGCGCTCGGCGCGCTGACGGGCCTCGCCTCGGCCGGCTGCGCGGCGGCGGGCTGGTGGCCGGCCGCCGCGGCGCTGTGGCTGCTGTCCCGGCTCGCCGACGGCCTCGACGGGCCGCTCGCCCGCCGCCGCGGCACGGCCGACACCTCCGGCGCCGGCGGCTTCCTCGACATCAGCGCCGACTTCCTCGTCTACGGGGCCTTCGTCGTCGGCGTCGCCGTCGGCGTGGGCGGCCCGGCGCTGCCGTTCCTGCTCGTACTGCTCGCCTACTACGTCAACGGGACGGTCTTCCTGGCCTTCTCCTCCATCGCCGAGCGCACCGGCAGGCGGCGCGACGAGGACCGCCTCTCGCGGGGCCGCTCGCTGAACTTCGTCGGCGGTCTGGCCGAGGGGACCGAGACCATCGCCGTACACACCGTCTGGTGCCTGCATCCCGGTTCCGCCCACATCGTCGCCTGGGTGTGGGCCGCGGTCGTCGGCGCCACCGCGGCCCACCGGGTCGTCACCGGCTACCGGCGGCTCAGGTGA